The genomic DNA AAGATTTAATGGTATTGAAGCATTGATATATGTGTATTGTTCGTTTAATGTGGTAGATATATTGATGTAATTGTTAACAATTTAATTGTATAACACATTTTTATTATTGTTTTTGTACTGTAATTTGTAAAAATTACGTAGCTTTAGAAAAATTTTGTTGTTATTGTTTAGAATAATTAATGAAAATTTTATAGTTAATACATATAATAAAATTTTTTTGATATCACGTGTAGTATACTTAATTTGCTATATTGTATATAACAAGTGTACTTTTGTATATACACAAGTGTTGTATTTAGAAAACGTATTAAAATGTTTTATTTTTTAATTAGAATATATTTAACAAAAATTTTATGATTACAAAAAAATATTTGATATTTAGTTGTCATATATTCAAGTATATAAATATTGTAAATATTATGATACATGAATTTATTAATAATAATAATAAAAATGTATACTTATCGATATCATTTGGTATATAGATAATTTATGATTTTTCAAAATTAATTAATGTTTATTATCCTAATAAGTGTGGTGTTTTCATTATTTCTTGATGAATGCAAATATCTGTTGATATGATAGTCTATCAATAGTTGCAGTGAAATATATTGGGCATTAGTAATTAGTTAAAAAAAGGTGTTTATCTTCATATATTTTTTTTAATATTATTAATTAAAAAATTAAAATTTATTTAATTGTATTAATTACATAATATTACTATCGAATTTGAAAGTTATTCTGATTATATTCGGTAATTTAAATGTTTGTTATATTTTTAATTTGATAATTTTTCTATTTTAAGTGCTAATAAAGAAAAATTTAATTTTAAACATTTATAAAAATCTATTTTAATTATACCCTGAATACAGTATCATCATATGACGCGTGGTAGTCAAAGTATCATTATTTAATTTATATAAATTTAGTAATTTTATATAAGTTTTTCTGTTAAAAAGATCTTATTAAGCAAGAGCAAAAAATGTCATCAATGTCTTTTTTGAGTTGTAATAAAAGAATAAGAAATATGAAGATAAGAATTATCGATTAGTTCATACAGCACCTACAATATTTTCTCTGCAGAACTACAGATAAAATATTGTATTTATATAATTATAAGACCATGTACTTTCTACATCCCAAATGAATACAAATAGATATTATCTATTTGTATTCATTTGGGATGTAGAATATGTTTAAAATATATTGATTAGATATGTATATTTCATCGTAAATATTTAAAATCGTATACGTTACTTTTTCTGTCAGTATCTTAATACTGTTTATTGTTCATCAAAAAATAGAGTTTTATTAATTTAAATCCCATATATATTTTCATTATGTTTAATTAGATCATAAAAATATTATTTTAACTTTATATATCAACACTTGACGATATTCTTTAAATTATGAATACTTTTCTTGTTTGTTAATTGTGTTTGTATTAATAATAGTAAAAAATTTTATGATCATGTATATGTTTTGTAGATAAATACTTGTATTCCGAGCGTATACATATATAGTTATAAGTAATATATTTATTTATTAATTGTATGTTTTTAATAGAAATTGACTTCATTATATATCTTATAAGTTGCGATAAACTATACAATAATAAAGTATTCTTTGTAAAATAATTTATTTATTTAAAATTTTAAAGAGTTATGTGAAATTTATTATATTTATTTTTTTATATTAGGCAAATCAGTAATTGATCCATTATGAATAGATGCTGCTAATGCTATTGATTCATATAAAGTTGGATGAGCATGAATAGTTAGAGTAATATCTTCTACATCGCATCCCATTTCAATGGCTAATGCGATTTCTCCTAATATTTCACTAGCATTCGTGCCTAATATTGATCCCCCAATAATTCTGTTCGTTTTTTTATTAAAAATTAATTTGGTCATACCTTCTTTACAATCTTCAGTAATCGCTCGACCTGAAGCCATCCATGGGAAAAGTGCAACTTCATAATCTATATTTTTTTCTTGAGCATCTTTTTCAGTATATCCAACCCACGCTATTTCTGGGTCAGTATATATAATGGATGGAATGATTATTGGATCAAAACAACGCCTTTTACCAGAAATAACTTCTGCAGCTACATGGCCTTCATGAATACTTTTATGCGCTAGCATTGGATATCCAATAATATCTCCAATAGCAAAAATGTGTTGCACATTAGTACGCATCTGTTTATCTACAGGAATGAAACCATATTTATTTACATTTACGCCCGCACGTTCGATATTCAACATGTTACCATTTGGAGCGCGCCCAATTGCTACTAATAATGCATCATAACGTTGAGTATTTTTTAATAAAGTTTGTTTATTTTCCATAGTTACATAAATACCATCTTTCTTTGCTTCTACTATGTTAACTTTAGTGTTTAAAATTAAATTAATATTTTTACTAATTATTTTAGTAAAAATATTAGTAATATCTTCATCTAAGATTGGCATAATTCGATTACACATTTCTACTATATCTATTTCTGATCCAAAAGCATGATATATTGTTGCCATTTCTAACCCTATAGCTCCTGAACCTATAATTAGTAAACGTTCGGGTATTGATTGTAAAGATAGAGCATCAGTTGAATTCCAAATTCGCTGATCATTAGGAATACATGGTAACGACACAGTATGTGATCCTGCTGCTATAATAGCGTAATTGAATGCTATTTCTAAGGTCATTTCATTGTTTTCAACTTGAATAGTATGACTATCAATAAATTTACCAACTCCATCAATTACTTTAACGTTCCGCGTTTTTGCCATAGCACTTAAACTATTTGACAATTGATCAATAATTTTATCTTTCCAAGAGCGCGTCTTATCAAGATCAATATGTGTTTCTCCTGACAAGATACCATATTTATTGAATTTCTTTTTTGTTTCAATTAATTTGGCAATATATAACAATGTTTTAGAAGGAATACAACCAACGTTAAGACACACTCCACCTAAATCAGGATAACGTTCTACTATTGTAGTATCCATACCTAAATCAGCGCAACGAAAAGCCGCAGAATAACCTCCTGGTCCTGCGCCTAAAACAAGAATTTGGGTTTTTATTTTTATATGCATAATACGGTGCCCTCAGTTTTCGATTAAAACTATTGATTATTGTATCTAATTTGATAGAAATATGTATTTTTATAGTATAGAATTTATTATGGTATGGATATTATCATATCATACCTCAATTTAAACGAGATTATCTTTAACCATAAAGGCACGGAAAGACACTTTTTAAAAAAGTGAAATCTTTAAATCTATTTTTATATGATTAGTCAATTTACATAGATAATAGTCTTGTATCAGCAATTATTTTATTAATAAGTGTCATAAATCGAGCACCATCAGCTCCATCAATAACACGATGATCATATGATAATGACAAAGGCAGCATTAAACGCGGAGTAAATTTTTTTCCGGTCCACACTGGTTTTATAAAAGATTTAGACATGCCTAAAATAGCTACTTCTGGAACATTAACAATTGGAGTAAAAGCTGTACCTCCTATACCCCCCAAATTGGATATAGTAAAACTTCCTCCTTGCATATTAGTAGGAGTCAATTGATTCCCAGTACGAGCTTTCTTTGAAAGCTCTTCCAACTCTTGTGATAATAAAATAATACCTTTCATATTTACATCATGGAGAACGGGCACCAATAAACCTTTAGGAGTGTCCACTGCTATGCCAATATTAATATATTTTTTTAAAATTAGTGTTTCACCGTCTTGAGATAAAGAACTATTGAATCGTGGCAACTCTTCTAATGCTTTTGCAACTGCTTTCATAACAAAAACTAAAAGCGTAATTTTGCAATTTATTTTTTTCTTTTCAATGTCAATGTTTTGTTGTTTTCTAAAACTCTCTAAATCGGTAATATCAGCTTCATCAAATTGCGTTACATGCGGAAGCATAATCCAATTTCTTTGTAAATTTGCACCAGAAGTTTTTTGTATTTTGCTTAGCATTACGGTTGTAATATCGCCAAATTTACTGAAGTCTATTTTCGGCCAAGATAATATGGGTAGTAATTGATTAGATTGAATAGATGACATACGGTTTGTATAATACATTGAGATATCGTTTATATGATTTTGAATATCTTCTTTTAAGATACGTCCCTTACGACCGCTACCTTTTACTTTTGACAA from Candidatus Blochmanniella camponoti includes the following:
- the lpdA gene encoding dihydrolipoyl dehydrogenase: MMHIKIKTQILVLGAGPGGYSAAFRCADLGMDTTIVERYPDLGGVCLNVGCIPSKTLLYIAKLIETKKKFNKYGILSGETHIDLDKTRSWKDKIIDQLSNSLSAMAKTRNVKVIDGVGKFIDSHTIQVENNEMTLEIAFNYAIIAAGSHTVSLPCIPNDQRIWNSTDALSLQSIPERLLIIGSGAIGLEMATIYHAFGSEIDIVEMCNRIMPILDEDITNIFTKIISKNINLILNTKVNIVEAKKDGIYVTMENKQTLLKNTQRYDALLVAIGRAPNGNMLNIERAGVNVNKYGFIPVDKQMRTNVQHIFAIGDIIGYPMLAHKSIHEGHVAAEVISGKRRCFDPIIIPSIIYTDPEIAWVGYTEKDAQEKNIDYEVALFPWMASGRAITEDCKEGMTKLIFNKKTNRIIGGSILGTNASEILGEIALAIEMGCDVEDITLTIHAHPTLYESIALAASIHNGSITDLPNIKK
- the aceF gene encoding dihydrolipoyllysine-residue acetyltransferase translates to MTIEINIPNIGEDELEVTEVMVKIGDNINANQPLIVIEGDKSSMEIPSSCSGIVTKIYAHVGDKVRTGSSILLLDVQNNTNTFTINDKKNVVPSPDVVTNNDKRKEVICNDVHHDVAIHATPLVRHMARTFGIDLSKVKGSGRKGRILKEDIQNHINDISMYYTNRMSSIQSNQLLPILSWPKIDFSKFGDITTVMLSKIQKTSGANLQRNWIMLPHVTQFDEADITDLESFRKQQNIDIEKKKINCKITLLVFVMKAVAKALEELPRFNSSLSQDGETLILKKYINIGIAVDTPKGLLVPVLHDVNMKGIILLSQELEELSKKARTGNQLTPTNMQGGSFTISNLGGIGGTAFTPIVNVPEVAILGMSKSFIKPVWTGKKFTPRLMLPLSLSYDHRVIDGADGARFMTLINKIIADTRLLSM